In SAR324 cluster bacterium, the DNA window GGCGTTTCGTAGATAACTGGAATCAGTGTACAGCTCGACGGAGCAGGATCGTTTCAGGGCTTGCAGGGCCCGAATTGCAGCCAGCAGTTCCATTCGGTTGTTGGTGGTTTCCGTTTCGGCTCCTGATAATTCCCGCCGGTTTTCACCCATGATCAGAATTGCTCCCCAGCCCCCATTTCCTGGATTGGGAGAGCAGGCTCCGTCCGTATAAATTTCCACCTGTGTTCTGGAATCTTGCAAAATCCTCCTGAGGCTACTTGATTGTTCGCAGGTCCCGTAAGAACCTAGTTCCTGACCTTTGTTGCTACATCTTGCGATTCAGCGGTTGGACCTTGTTCAGGTGACAGTCTCTCATGCGTATTCTCCACACCTCGGATTGGCACCTTGGTCAAAAGCTCTGCAACCTAGAGCGCTTTGCCGAACACGATTTCTTTCTCGAACGTCTGCTGGGACTGATTCGAGAGCAGCAAGTCGATTGTCTGCTCCATGCCGGTGATATTTTCGATACAGCCAACCCACCAAACCAGGCACTGCGCCAATACTTCAACTTCCTGCGCCGACTTCACGAAGAAACCAACTGCCGACAGGCGATTCTAGTCGGAGGAAATCATGACTCTGTGCTGACCCTCCAGGCACCACAACGCTTGTTGGAAGTCCTACAGGTGCACGTCGTTGGTGGACTTCCAGCTGACCCTGCAG includes these proteins:
- the rnhA gene encoding ribonuclease HI gives rise to the protein MQDSRTQVEIYTDGACSPNPGNGGWGAILIMGENRRELSGAETETTNNRMELLAAIRALQALKRSCSVELYTDSSYLRNAFAQGWLENWQRNGWRTKGGKGKVLNQDLWQELIHLTKTHQVQWHWVKAHAGHPENERADELAVEARKGLVEKED
- the sbcD gene encoding exonuclease subunit SbcD is translated as MRILHTSDWHLGQKLCNLERFAEHDFFLERLLGLIREQQVDCLLHAGDIFDTANPPNQALRQYFNFLRRLHEETNCRQAILVGGNHDSVLTLQAPQRLLEVLQVHVVGGLPADPA